A genome region from Portunus trituberculatus isolate SZX2019 chromosome 40, ASM1759143v1, whole genome shotgun sequence includes the following:
- the LOC123516147 gene encoding uncharacterized protein LOC123516147 isoform X1, translated as MSTQEDTEPGTPVAEERRKCQLFSKGKENSQCWKKAALFFGSVALLLLIGLATSLGIFLSKSECKPPPRRDNSTTTYLGSASPDTQVTYVCQVPLLFPDNSPTFTLTCTDDLLWLPRDVPSCGIYTSRTCHLPDLGLTLTGRPSTDGLEIEIQLQGAVPPSLQVDIPIYDDSMCAYDQLEQEPTTTASPTGRAADVVVVVSSFVVVVVFQSVDPWAPYHVCLRSIGTKLAVAVLQGDTTATILTSLHANTTTPVSTDTTDTDISTHHTTTSKATHSTETQDTTDVTSTADTTISGTT; from the exons ATGTCAACCCAAGAAGATACAGAGCCTGGTACGCCGGTCGCAGAGGAGCGCAGGAAGTGCCAACTATtctcaaaaggaaaagaaaactcacAATGCTGGAAGAAAGCTGCCCTCTTTTTCGGATCCGTTGCTCTTTTGCTTCTAATTGGCTTGGCGACATCTCTCGGCATTTTTCTGA GTAAAAGTGAGTGCAAGCCACCACCCCGTCGTGACAACTCCACCACCACGTATTTAGGATCGGCGTCTCCCGACACTCAGGTGACCTACGTGTGCCAGGTGCCACTGCTGTTTCCTGACAACTCGCCGACGTTCACCCTCACCTGCACAGACGACTTGCTCTGGCTGCCTCGAGACGTGCCCTCCTGT GGTATATACACCTCTCGAACCTGTCATCTGCCCGATCTAGGCCTCACCCTCACTGGCCGCCCTTCCACTGACGGACTGGAAATAGAGATCCAACTCCAAGGCGCAGTACCGCCATCTTTGCAGGTGGACATTCCTATATATGACGACTCTATGTGTGCCTATGACCAGCTAGAGCAGGAACCGACTACGACTGCCTCACCAACAGGACGAGCcgctgatgtggtggtggtggtgagcagttttgttgtggtg GTTGTCTTCCAGAGCGTGGATCCATGGGCGCCATACCATGTGTGTCTGAGGAGTATTGGCACGAAGTTAGCGGTGGCGGTGCTACAGGGAGACACTACGGCCAccatcctcacctccctccacgCCAACACGACCACGCCTGTCTCCACGGACACCACGGACACTGACATTTCCACGCACCATACTACCACTTCGAAGGCAACACACAGCACAGAGACGCAAGACACCACTGACGTCACCAGCACCGCAGACACCACCATCTCAGGCACCACATAA
- the LOC123516147 gene encoding uncharacterized protein LOC123516147 isoform X2: MSTQEDTEPGTPVAEERRKCQLFSKGKENSQCWKKAALFFGSVALLLLIGLATSLGIFLSKSECKPPPRRDNSTTTYLGSASPDTQVTYVCQVPLLFPDNSPTFTLTCTDDLLWLPRDVPSCGIYTSRTCHLPDLGLTLTGRPSTDGLEIEIQLQGAVPPSLQVDIPIYDDSMCAYDQLEQEPTTTASPTGRAADVVVVVVFQSVDPWAPYHVCLRSIGTKLAVAVLQGDTTATILTSLHANTTTPVSTDTTDTDISTHHTTTSKATHSTETQDTTDVTSTADTTISGTT, from the exons ATGTCAACCCAAGAAGATACAGAGCCTGGTACGCCGGTCGCAGAGGAGCGCAGGAAGTGCCAACTATtctcaaaaggaaaagaaaactcacAATGCTGGAAGAAAGCTGCCCTCTTTTTCGGATCCGTTGCTCTTTTGCTTCTAATTGGCTTGGCGACATCTCTCGGCATTTTTCTGA GTAAAAGTGAGTGCAAGCCACCACCCCGTCGTGACAACTCCACCACCACGTATTTAGGATCGGCGTCTCCCGACACTCAGGTGACCTACGTGTGCCAGGTGCCACTGCTGTTTCCTGACAACTCGCCGACGTTCACCCTCACCTGCACAGACGACTTGCTCTGGCTGCCTCGAGACGTGCCCTCCTGT GGTATATACACCTCTCGAACCTGTCATCTGCCCGATCTAGGCCTCACCCTCACTGGCCGCCCTTCCACTGACGGACTGGAAATAGAGATCCAACTCCAAGGCGCAGTACCGCCATCTTTGCAGGTGGACATTCCTATATATGACGACTCTATGTGTGCCTATGACCAGCTAGAGCAGGAACCGACTACGACTGCCTCACCAACAGGACGAGCcgctgatgtggtggtggtg GTTGTCTTCCAGAGCGTGGATCCATGGGCGCCATACCATGTGTGTCTGAGGAGTATTGGCACGAAGTTAGCGGTGGCGGTGCTACAGGGAGACACTACGGCCAccatcctcacctccctccacgCCAACACGACCACGCCTGTCTCCACGGACACCACGGACACTGACATTTCCACGCACCATACTACCACTTCGAAGGCAACACACAGCACAGAGACGCAAGACACCACTGACGTCACCAGCACCGCAGACACCACCATCTCAGGCACCACATAA